In one Salvelinus sp. IW2-2015 unplaced genomic scaffold, ASM291031v2 Un_scaffold2776, whole genome shotgun sequence genomic region, the following are encoded:
- the LOC112074723 gene encoding dystroglycan 1-like — translation LFFYLKLLIETKGTYQLFIFCFFPQITESGKETLPTWLHWDWKRNILQGLPLGEDKGVHYISVSTSNGSQDIFSVEVHPEEHADTDPIQVAIQSASNNSNNEVQPFVCGKEEPVTVLTVILDADLTKMSSRQRVELLGKMKKFSGVALQHMKILPVVNNRLFDMSAFMAGPGNAKKVVENGALLSWKLGCSLDQSNVPNISSVQAPAKEGTMSAQLGYPVVGWHIANKKPHIPKRVRRQLNNTPTPVLALLPPTSVVEPPVRIVPTLSSPAIAAPTDSSAPPMRGPVPLPMKPTIRVRDSYSHTPTQGAPLPTRVMESTSTISIZPTMTRHTVVEATPTLPPPTTVATRKPTKKPKRPKTTPMPREPKTTTVKPVRRTTPSSIVPDPRNEKPDLRNPIDQVNAFVGTYFEVKIPSDTFFDKEDGTTDKLRLTLRMNHNEVVGDDSWIQFNSTSQLLYGLPDSNHIGKHEYFMQATDKGGLNAIDAFEVRVNRWASNDKSPVLFQARFHGEPHQVTNDIHKKILLIKKLAYSFGDRNSSTVTLRNITXGSIMVAWTNNSLQENPCPKEQIQTMSRRISDAQGRPSQTFISTMEPEFKPIDIKVKGTAACRNYMFVPPSEITIPIPPAVTPTLGXGRQSTDDVYLHTVIPAVVVAAILLIAGIIAMICYRKKRKGKLTIEDQATFIKKGVPIIFADELDDSKPPPSSSMPLILQEEKPPLPPPEYPNMASPETTPLNQDLLGEYTALRDEDPNAPPYQPPPPFTVPMEGKGSRPKNMTPYRSPPPYVPP, via the coding sequence TATCAACTctttatcttttgtttttttccccagatAACTGAGTCAGGCAAGGAGACGCTACCAACATGGCTGCACTGGGACTGGAAGAGAAACATCCTACAGGGTCTACCACTGGGGGAGGACAAGGGTGTCCACTATATCTCCGTCTCCACATCCAACGGCAGCCAGGATATCTTCTCCGTCGAGGTTCACCCAGAAGAGCACGCTGACACCGACCCGATCCAGGTAGCCATCCAGTCAGCGTCCAACAACTCCAACAACGAGGTACAGCCATTCGTCTGTGGCAARGAGGAGCCGGTGACGGTGCTCACAGTGATTCTGGATGCCGACCTGACCAAGATGAGCTCCAGGCAGAGGGTGGAGCTGCTGGGCAAGATGAAGAAGTTCTCTGGCGTGGCGCTCCAGCACATGAAGATACTTCCCGTGGTCAACAACAGATTGTTCGATATGTCCGCCTTCATGGCCGGACCAGGAAATGCCAAAAAGGTGGTGGAGAACGGAGCCCTGTTATCCTGGAAGCTGGGCTGTTCCCTGGACCAGAGTAACGTCCCTAATATTAGTAGCGTCCAGGCGCCGGCTAAAGAGGGCACTATGTCGGCTCAGTTGGGATATCCGGTCGTCGGTTGGCACATCGCCAACAAGAAGCCTCATATCCCAAAACGGGTGAGGCGCCAGCTCAACAATACCCCTACTCCTGTTCTAGCTTTGCTTCCCCCAACGTCTGTCGTCGAGCCCCCTGTTCGCATTGTACCCACCCTATCGTCACCTGCCATTGCTGCCCCCACAGACAGCTCTGCRCCACCCATGAGAGGYCCTGTGCCCTTGCCCATGAAGCCCACGATCCGTGTCAGAGACTCTTATTCCCACACTCCCACTCAGGGTGCACCCCTGCCAACCAGAGTGATGGAGTCCACTAGTACCATCTCCATTSAACCCACCATGACCAGGCATACCGTTGTGGAAGCTACGCCGACACTCCCTCCACCCACCACAGTCGCCACCAGAAAGCCAACCAAGAAACCAAAGAGACCGAAGACCACTCCGATGCCAAGGGAGCCCAAGACCACCACAGTCAAACCAGTCAGGCGCACCACCCCTTCGTCCATCGTGCCTGACCCAAGAAACGAGAAACCAGATCTCCGCAACCCCATCGATCAGGTCAATGCCTTTGTGGGCACATATTTTGAAGTGAAAATCCCATCCGATACTTTCTTTGACAAGGAGGACGGTACGACAGACAAGCTGAGGTTGACATTGAGGATGAACCACAACGAAGTGGTCGGAGATGATTCCTGGATACAGTTTAATAGCACAAGTCAGCTGCTGTACGGTCTACCTGACTCGAACCACATCGGGAAGCACGAGTACTTCATGCAGGCCACCGATAAGGGCGGTCTGAACGCGATCGACGCCTTTGAGGTCCGTGTGAACCGCTGGGCTTCCAACGATAAGTCCCCGGTCTTGTTCCAGGCTCGCTTCCACGGGGAACCTCACCAGGTGACCAACGACATCCACAAGAAGATTTTGCTCATCAAGAAACTGGCATACTCTTTCGGGGACCGCAACAGCAGCACAGTCACCCTGAGGAACATCACCAASGGATCCATCATGGTGGCGTGGACCAACAACAGCCTTCAAGAGAACCCCTGTCCCAAGGAGCAGATCCAGACCATGTCCAGGAGGATCTCTGACGCCCAGGGAAGGCCCTCCCAGACATTCATCTCCACCATGGAGCCTGAATTCAAACCCATCGACATCAAGGTCAAAGGGACAGCTGCCTGCCGGAACTACATGTTCGTGCCGCCAAGTGAAATCACCATTCCTATACCCCCGGCCGTCACCCCGACGCTCGGCYCCGGACGCCAGAGCACGGACGACGTCTACCTCCACACGGTCATCCCTGCAGTGGTGGTGGCAGCCATATTGCTGATCGCCGGCATCATCGCCATGATCTGCTACCGTAAGAAGCGCAAGGGAAAGCTGACCATCGAGGACCAGGCTACRTTCATTAAGAAGGGGGTGCCCATAATCTTTGCAGACGAGCTTGACGACTCCAAGCCCCCTCCGTCCTCCTCCATGCCCCTCATCCTGCAGGAGGAGAAACCCCCACTGCCTCCGCCAGAGTACCCCAACATGGCCAGTCCAGAGACCACCCCCTTGAACCAGGACCTTCTGGGGGAGTACACAGCTCTGAGGGATGAGGATCCCAATGCCCCTCCCTACCAGCCTCCACCCCCTTTCACTGTCCCCATGGAAGGTAAAGGCTCTCGTCCAAAGAACATGACCCCCTACAGATCCCCACCACCTTACGTACCACCCTAA